ATGACACTacatttcaaaagtttggggtcagtaagaaatCTTCTAGATAAGAAAATCTTCTGCattgatgcattaaattgatcataaGTTACACTAAATACAATAATCacaaaatattttctattttaaataaatactgttttcATCATGAAaaaagtttccacaaaaatattaagcatcacaactgttttcaacattgataagaaATCTGCACCAAACCAgcatgttagaatgatttctgaaagatcatgtgacactgaagactggagtaatgatgctgaaaattccgCTTTGCAGTCAcctaaataattacatttttaaatgtattaaaatgtaaaagagAAAACAGctactttaaattgtaatatttcataatattactgttttactgtatttctgattttaaaaaatgcagcctttgtgagcatTAAACAGttcaaaaatcttaccaaccccaaacttttgtacCGAAGTGTGGTTGCACATTTTGTGTCATCAAGACTAAAAATTAATCCAAGTGATTTAGTGTATTAATGCAGTGTAACAAGTTGATGTGAGAGACGTACCTGTGTGTATGCGCATATGCGTCTTCAGCTGGTTGCCCTGTCTGAAGGAGCGGGTACAGAGCTGGCACTGATAGGGTTTGAGGCCCTTGTGTATGCGCATGTGTCTGCGCAGACTGCTCATCTCAGAGAAGAGGTTCCCGCAGATGTTACAAATAGGCCTATGTTTGTCCTGCAAGGGTTTCACTTCCTCTTCTCCCGCCCAGTCCTCGTTGTCATTGCCAAATTCGTCATCCTCTTCGTCGTCGTCTTCTTCCTCCTCATTACTAGCTTGGCTTTCTTTCAGCTTTCTACTCAAGCTTCTTTTTCTGGTGCTGGCACGGATCTTCTTCGCAGCACTCGACTCTGAATCTTCTGTACCTTGAGATGAGCCTTCTTCCGTTTGTTTCTCAAAGTCTTGGTTTGCTTCTTCACCAGCTTCTTCTCCACTGTTCTCTATTGGATTTGAAGATTCGGGTCCCTCGGAAGAAAGGGGCTTAGAACGAGGTCTTCCTCTTTTACGGACAGTGCCTTCGTTCTCTTTTGATTTTGCAGTTTCTGAGGCATCTTCTGTGTTTGAAGTTGCAGTCTCAGCATTTGCAGTCTGGTTCTCAGTGGATAGCGGCTTAATCCGTGGTCTTCCTCTCCCTCGTTTGGAAGCAGGAGTTTCGCCAGGGTTCTCTGTATCAGTCTTTTCCTTACGGTCATCTTCCTCACCAGCATTCACAGCATCGTCTTCAACAACCTCTGTTTCTTGGGTGTCTCCTTGTTCATCATCTCCTTTTTCTCCATCTGCTTCAGATGATAGTGGTCTAATTCGTGGACGTCCTCTTTTGCGGGTAGAGTTCTCCCCTTCTTGATCTTTGGTTGCTACAGAATCATCTTCAGCATTACCAGAATCATCTCTATCAGTGGACAAAGGCCTGATCCGTGGGCGGCCTCTCGGTCTTCCGGATCCTCTCCCTACAGAGCTGCTATTTGGATTCATAGTTTGCTCTGCTGGTGATTGATCAGTTGAATCGAAAGTCAACGGCCTCACCCGTGGGCGCCCTCTCGGTCTCCCCCTTCCCCTTCCCCTGCCTCTTTGAGCAGCAATGGCCTCCCGCTCAGCACCATCCTCATACAACCTGGTTTTGGGCTTCCTCCCTCTCTTGCCGACTCTGTGCGGAGTTTGTTCGCTGGACCACTGGGCTTCATCTGTAGAGCCTGGATCATCCTGAGACCCATCTTCTTTCTCTCCCCTTAACCACATCCGCTCCTCTACCTCTGAGATCGGCTCTAAAGGTTCATAGTCATCTGGGCTCAGGGGGGAATGTGGATCTGCATACTCCATTGGTCTTGCGGGCGAGCCACTAGTTTTGAGATCTTCTTGGGACAGGGTACAGCGAGCTACAACCTCGGGCATACCAAGATATGATGCAGCTTTCTGAACACTTTCAATTTCTTCCCTGTGGACAACAAAGCACAAGAGCTTTTAGCAGACTCtcatatacagtgaggaaaagtatttgaacaccctgctattttgtaagttctcccacttggaaatcgtggaggggtctgaaattgtcatcataggtacatgtccactgtgagagacttaatcataatttaaaatgtcCATCTCCCTTTATTATCcgaaattagatgcacctgtttgaggtccattgctgcataaagacacctatccaccccatacaatcagtaagaatccaactactaacatggccaagaccaaagagctgtccaaagacactag
This DNA window, taken from Pseudorasbora parva isolate DD20220531a chromosome 24, ASM2467924v1, whole genome shotgun sequence, encodes the following:
- the mynn gene encoding myoneurin — its product is MPHITHSEFLLEQLKRQRERSFLCDCTVAIGQAQYQAHHNVLAAFSEYFSTQSIDAGREDATITLDPELVSSAVFEKLLTYIYTGELNMDGEEIESVQKAASYLGMPEVVARCTLSQEDLKTSGSPARPMEYADPHSPLSPDDYEPLEPISEVEERMWLRGEKEDGSQDDPGSTDEAQWSSEQTPHRVGKRGRKPKTRLYEDGAEREAIAAQRGRGRGRGRPRGRPRVRPLTFDSTDQSPAEQTMNPNSSSVGRGSGRPRGRPRIRPLSTDRDDSGNAEDDSVATKDQEGENSTRKRGRPRIRPLSSEADGEKGDDEQGDTQETEVVEDDAVNAGEEDDRKEKTDTENPGETPASKRGRGRPRIKPLSTENQTANAETATSNTEDASETAKSKENEGTVRKRGRPRSKPLSSEGPESSNPIENSGEEAGEEANQDFEKQTEEGSSQGTEDSESSAAKKIRASTRKRSLSRKLKESQASNEEEEDDDEEDDEFGNDNEDWAGEEEVKPLQDKHRPICNICGNLFSEMSSLRRHMRIHKGLKPYQCQLCTRSFRQGNQLKTHMRIHTGEKPFNCTSCDARFAQKCQLVYHCRMHHGEEKPHKCDFCGAAFATSSNLKIHIRKHSGEKPYECGECGKRFTQASTLMYHKRRHTGEKPYICDTCGMAFAVSSSLIAHTRKHTGVTPYICLDCGKPCITAGELRKHMDIHNGSRKVRCNMCGNMFSDAYSLKKHTILKHNVLPEQEQTPSVKTDPTQCPLNIPIDHQGLIARVRSALVDSQDHEIQMEPPLPILPPETQLIIQQSEPQMIIQHADGTEPSMIFQHAESSEAPVLIQHGESGEQVSYVVEQYEIPATAEMEHTQIVIVQTID